Proteins encoded together in one Catenulispora sp. EB89 window:
- a CDS encoding TIGR03084 family metal-binding protein, producing the protein MNAMQDVYTDLAAEAADLDRVVAALDQEGWQTPTPAPGWTVAHQIAHLGFIAHLAWAAAADRAEFGRLAAAAKDDFEGAVSTALADYLTGGPTQTLSRWRADQAAATKALAEVPADQVVPWLVNPLPPSILAAAGLMELFGHGQDIYDALGIDRTPTDRIGHLAFFGTRTRDFGYLAHNLTPPTEEFRFELTAPSGLIWNFGPETAPDRITGPAHDFCLLVTRRRHHADLALTATPGEATRWLDIAQAYRGPAGEGRKPGQFAGV; encoded by the coding sequence GTGAACGCGATGCAGGACGTGTACACCGACTTGGCGGCCGAGGCCGCCGACCTCGACCGTGTGGTGGCCGCACTCGACCAGGAGGGCTGGCAGACACCGACCCCGGCCCCGGGCTGGACGGTCGCGCACCAGATCGCCCACCTGGGCTTCATCGCCCACCTGGCCTGGGCCGCAGCGGCGGACCGCGCCGAATTCGGCCGCCTGGCAGCCGCCGCCAAGGACGACTTCGAAGGCGCAGTGAGCACCGCCCTCGCCGACTACCTCACCGGCGGCCCCACCCAGACCCTGTCCCGCTGGCGCGCCGACCAGGCAGCGGCCACCAAGGCCCTCGCAGAGGTCCCCGCGGACCAGGTAGTCCCCTGGCTGGTGAACCCCCTCCCGCCCTCGATCCTGGCCGCGGCGGGCCTGATGGAACTCTTCGGCCACGGCCAGGACATCTACGACGCCCTCGGCATCGACCGCACCCCCACCGACCGCATAGGCCACCTGGCCTTCTTCGGCACCCGCACCCGCGACTTCGGCTACCTGGCCCACAACCTCACCCCGCCCACCGAAGAATTCCGCTTCGAACTCACCGCCCCCAGCGGCCTGATCTGGAACTTCGGCCCCGAAACCGCCCCCGACCGCATCACCGGCCCCGCCCACGACTTCTGCCTCCTGGTAACCCGCCGCCGCCACCACGCCGACCTGGCCCTCACCGCCACCCCCGGCGAAGCCACCCGCTGGCTGGACATCGCCCAGGCATACCGCGGCCCCGCTGGCGAGGGACGGAAGCCGGGGCAGTTCGCGGGGGTTTGA
- a CDS encoding carboxymuconolactone decarboxylase family protein: MSANPIRPVLRRTALAQVQRVTPVDVRSARHLVARVYGEMERDFGVLAPPLALHSPAPDMLAASWLTLRETLVADGLAARAAKEVAASAVSLANSCPYCVTVHTATVNSLVRGRDAQAIADDHFDDIGDDQLRAIAAWARDGAVRDTASGLELPFPADQAPELVGVTAVFHYLNRMVNVFLPDVPMPDGTPRSALPVVARVLGTLMRRASRRPTPAGTSADLLPAAALPADLAWAAGAPAVAEAFARAAQAIEQAGREAVPDSVAELLPRVLGAWDGRPPGLDRRWLDQAVAELPGADRAAGRLALLVALASWQVDDQTIAAFRTGSGSDTGAGTASGADRTLILLTSWASFTAARHIASWTPLADHRSVR; the protein is encoded by the coding sequence ATGAGTGCCAACCCCATCCGACCGGTCCTCCGCCGTACGGCGCTCGCGCAGGTCCAGCGGGTCACGCCGGTGGACGTACGCTCCGCGCGGCATCTGGTGGCCCGAGTGTACGGCGAGATGGAGCGCGACTTCGGCGTGCTGGCGCCGCCGCTGGCCCTGCACTCCCCGGCCCCGGACATGCTCGCGGCCAGCTGGCTGACGCTGCGCGAGACGCTGGTCGCCGACGGCCTGGCCGCGCGCGCCGCCAAGGAGGTCGCGGCCTCGGCGGTGTCGCTGGCGAATTCGTGCCCTTACTGCGTCACGGTCCACACCGCGACCGTGAACTCGCTGGTGCGCGGCCGCGACGCGCAGGCCATCGCCGACGACCACTTCGACGACATCGGCGACGACCAGCTGCGCGCGATAGCCGCGTGGGCCCGGGACGGCGCGGTCCGCGACACCGCCTCCGGCCTCGAACTCCCCTTCCCCGCGGATCAGGCCCCTGAGCTGGTCGGCGTGACCGCGGTCTTCCACTACCTCAACCGCATGGTCAACGTCTTCCTGCCCGACGTGCCCATGCCCGACGGCACGCCCCGCAGCGCGCTGCCGGTGGTCGCGCGCGTGCTCGGCACCCTGATGCGCCGGGCCTCGCGCCGGCCCACGCCCGCCGGCACCTCGGCCGACCTGCTGCCCGCCGCCGCGCTCCCGGCCGACCTGGCCTGGGCCGCCGGCGCCCCGGCGGTGGCCGAGGCATTCGCCCGCGCCGCGCAGGCGATCGAGCAGGCCGGGCGCGAGGCGGTGCCGGACTCCGTCGCCGAGCTGCTGCCGCGGGTCCTCGGTGCCTGGGACGGCCGCCCGCCCGGCCTGGACCGGCGCTGGCTGGACCAGGCGGTCGCCGAGCTGCCCGGCGCCGACCGGGCCGCGGGCCGGCTGGCCCTGCTGGTGGCGCTGGCGTCCTGGCAGGTCGACGACCAGACGATCGCCGCCTTCCGAACCGGATCGGGCTCCGACACCGGCGCCGGCACCGCGTCCGGCGCCGACAGAACCCTGATCCTCCTCACCTCGTGGGCGAGCTTCACCGCGGCACGCCACATCGCTTCCTGGACACCACTCGCCGACCACCGTTCGGTACGGTGA
- a CDS encoding flavin reductase family protein — protein MSVIGTTGLDPEPTLRDRLPSGLHAPADLRSCFGMFATGITVVAAGGPNPCGMTANSFTSVSLDPPLVLVCIVHDAAMHKAILGEGSFAISVLAAHQEPVARHFANRDRPRGEREFEAVRWQPGPVTGAPVVADTLAWIECGLAAVYDGGDHSIFVGSVLDMGKGGAGDALLFFRGGYHRLEAGTPK, from the coding sequence GTGAGCGTCATCGGGACGACCGGCCTGGATCCGGAACCGACGCTGCGCGACCGGCTGCCGTCCGGGCTGCACGCCCCGGCGGATCTGCGCAGCTGCTTCGGGATGTTCGCCACGGGCATCACGGTGGTCGCCGCCGGCGGCCCGAACCCGTGCGGCATGACGGCGAACTCCTTCACCTCGGTGTCGCTGGACCCGCCGCTGGTGCTGGTGTGCATCGTGCACGACGCCGCGATGCACAAGGCGATCCTGGGCGAGGGCAGCTTCGCGATCTCGGTGCTGGCCGCGCACCAGGAGCCGGTCGCGCGGCACTTCGCCAACCGCGACCGGCCGCGCGGCGAGCGCGAGTTCGAGGCCGTGCGCTGGCAGCCGGGCCCGGTCACCGGCGCCCCGGTGGTGGCCGACACCCTGGCCTGGATCGAGTGCGGCCTGGCCGCCGTGTACGACGGCGGCGACCACTCGATCTTCGTGGGCTCGGTCCTGGACATGGGCAAGGGCGGAGCCGGGGACGCGCTGTTGTTCTTCCGCGGCGGCTATCACCGGCTGGAAGCGGGGACACCCAAGTAG
- a CDS encoding MFS transporter — translation MTPTQRWTLAVAWIVILTAGADNLGVNTALRAIQATGVASAPTLLWALLVHLLALLAALCAGDRIGTRIGNRRALIAGSLLYTGASAACALAAHGTVLVAARAGQGAGSGLAVAAALGLMRLAFPADSRGTAAHRVAPGFALALVAGPLVDGAVAAGPGWRWIFAADAVVGLCVAAIGYLLVRPDGGRRGRLDPEGVLAAVMAVGGPVWALVRSGRVGWRAPEVLVVLGAGAVALAALLWWDTPSGPLHRWRFLAGNASDLFLFASIYGTAFLVAADLRGVGGHGPLGIGLRLTPWTGFMAAATVYPVRERFGREWVSALGSALHAGGLVWLAWMAPSGQLSTTAAVPLALSGIGAGLALSRARVAGLGRVRRDAPGRAPALLGAVPMAGAAVGIALLAVVAHASRSGVPGPHRAAGAAMACGAGLALAAAVAVLAVPRERGSAPRPPARRGPAWSVLRPLALVTVPNGGRRVVSRKRCGVPR, via the coding sequence ATGACCCCAACCCAACGGTGGACGCTCGCCGTGGCCTGGATCGTGATCCTGACCGCCGGCGCCGACAACCTCGGCGTCAACACGGCGCTGCGCGCCATCCAGGCCACCGGCGTCGCCTCAGCGCCCACCCTGCTGTGGGCGCTGCTGGTGCACCTGCTGGCGCTGCTGGCCGCGCTGTGCGCCGGCGACCGGATCGGCACCCGGATCGGCAACCGGCGCGCGCTGATCGCCGGATCCCTGCTGTACACCGGGGCTTCGGCGGCGTGCGCGCTCGCGGCGCACGGAACCGTGCTGGTCGCGGCCCGGGCCGGCCAGGGGGCGGGATCGGGGCTGGCGGTCGCGGCGGCGCTGGGGCTGATGCGCCTGGCGTTCCCGGCGGACTCCCGCGGCACCGCGGCCCACCGCGTGGCGCCGGGCTTCGCGCTGGCGCTGGTGGCCGGACCGCTGGTGGACGGCGCGGTGGCCGCCGGCCCCGGCTGGCGCTGGATCTTCGCCGCCGACGCGGTGGTCGGCCTGTGCGTCGCCGCGATCGGCTACCTTCTGGTCCGCCCGGACGGCGGCCGGCGCGGGCGCCTGGACCCCGAGGGGGTGCTGGCCGCCGTCATGGCCGTCGGCGGCCCCGTCTGGGCCCTGGTGCGGTCCGGCCGGGTCGGCTGGCGGGCGCCGGAGGTGCTGGTCGTGCTGGGGGCCGGCGCCGTCGCGCTGGCCGCGCTGCTGTGGTGGGACACGCCGTCAGGGCCCCTGCACCGCTGGCGGTTCCTCGCCGGCAACGCCTCCGACCTGTTCCTGTTCGCCTCGATCTACGGCACCGCGTTCCTGGTGGCCGCCGACCTGCGCGGCGTCGGCGGGCACGGGCCGCTGGGCATCGGGCTGCGGCTCACGCCCTGGACCGGGTTCATGGCCGCGGCGACGGTGTATCCGGTGCGCGAGCGGTTCGGCCGCGAGTGGGTCTCGGCGCTGGGCTCCGCGCTGCACGCCGGGGGACTGGTCTGGCTGGCCTGGATGGCACCGTCGGGTCAGCTCTCGACCACCGCGGCGGTTCCGCTGGCGCTGTCCGGGATCGGCGCCGGGCTGGCGCTGTCCCGGGCCCGGGTCGCCGGGCTCGGCCGGGTGCGGCGGGACGCCCCGGGGCGCGCGCCGGCACTGCTCGGCGCGGTCCCGATGGCCGGGGCCGCGGTCGGGATCGCGCTGCTGGCGGTGGTCGCGCACGCCAGCCGGTCCGGCGTCCCGGGGCCGCACCGGGCCGCCGGCGCGGCGATGGCCTGCGGCGCCGGCCTCGCGCTGGCCGCCGCGGTGGCGGTGCTCGCCGTACCGCGCGAGCGCGGGAGCGCTCCGCGTCCGCCGGCCCGGCGCGGGCCGGCGTGGTCGGTGTTGCGGCCGCTGGCGCTGGTCACCGTACCGAACGGTGGTCGGCGAGTGGTGTCCAGGAAGCGATGTGGCGTGCCGCGGTGA